A window of the Limanda limanda chromosome 8, fLimLim1.1, whole genome shotgun sequence genome harbors these coding sequences:
- the c8h11orf96 gene encoding uncharacterized protein C11orf96 homolog — protein MAAVRQMVMEASSFHVLPAHLMASAMEEFPQQLPVPKAPARGKSRSRRPREARFKTQPVTFAEIAEVEEEGSSPLEEERARRSFLQSLENLRRSTQTLHCPPAAHHSSAPTPTQASLDSSDSDSTQ, from the coding sequence ATGGCTGCTGTGCGTCAGATGGTTATGGAGGCCTCTAGCTTCCATGTCCTGCCAGCCCACCTAATGGCCTCGGCCATGGAGGAGTTCCCCCAGCAGCTGCCTGTCCCAAAGGCTCCGGCGAGGGGCAAGAGCCGCTCACGCCGACCTCGGGAGGCTCGCTTCAAAACACAGCCTGTCACCTTTGCTGAGATTGCAGAGGTAGAAGAAGAGGGTTCCTCGCcattggaggaggagagggcacGGCGCTCCTTCCTTCAGTCCCTGGAGAACCTGCGGCGGAGCACGCAGACCCTCCACTGCCCACCGGCTGCACATCACAGCAGCGCCCCTACACCCACACAGGCCAGCCTGGACTCCAGTGACTCCGACTCCACCCAGTGA
- the alkbh3 gene encoding alpha-ketoglutarate-dependent dioxygenase alkB homolog 3 produces MSDKRQRARVQGSWAKPLPKHTAPAGTVPNNPQTRNANQTSTSWDLGQQKTSKTFEFHQPTKPSRDVPSERVIEHAGDYEISHVPSGVSRLRLLPGFLAQEEADWMFSKLFEELPWSKKTNYRKGEAYGEPRLTCWYGELPYTYAHSTMDANTQWHPLLLTLREAVEQASSSRFNSLLCNLYRDCHDSIGWHSDDEASLGAKPTIASLSLGDTRVFSLRKQPPPEDIGDFTYVERIRVPLSHGTLLLMEGATQDDWQHQVAKEYHDRGPRINLTFRTIHPELEGHRPGTKLRFTAKQQ; encoded by the exons ATGTCGGACAAGCGTCAGCGCGCCAGAGTCCAGGGCTCCTGGGCCAAACCGCTGCCAAAACACACAGCACCAGCCG GCACAGTTCCAAACAACCCTCAAACCAGAAATGCCAACCAAACCTCTACTTCTTGGGATTTGGGGCAACAGAAGACATCTAAGACATTTGAGTTCCATCAGCCCACTAAG CCAAGTAGAGATGTTCCATCAGAGAGGGTGATCGA ACATGCAGGCGATTATGAGATCAGCCATGTTCCGTCTGGAGTCTCCAG ACTGCGGCTGCTGCCTGGGTTTCTTGCCCAAGAGGAGGCTGACTGGATGTTCAGTAAACTCTTCGAGGAGCTTCCCTGGTCTAAGAAAACCAACTATAGAAAGG gtgaGGCATACGGCGAGCCCAGGCTGACCTGCTGGTATGGAGAGTTGCCCTATACATATGCTCACTCTACCATGGATGCCAACACACAG TGGCATCCGTTGTTGTTAACCCTTCGTGAGGCAGTGGAGCAGGCGAGCAGTAGCAGATTCAACTCGCTGCTGTGTAACTTGTATCGGGACTGCCATGACAGCATTGGCTGGCACAGCGACGATGAGGCCTCCTTGGGCGCCAAACCCACAATCGCCTCGCTCAGTCTGGGGGACACCAGAGTGTTCAGCCTCCGGAAGCAACCTCCACCG GAGGACATCGGTGACTTCACTTATGTGGAGCGGATTCGGGTTCCTCTGAGTCATGGGACACTTCTGCTGATGGAAGGAGCCACACAGGACGATTGGCAG CATCAAGTGGCTAAAGAGTACCATGACCGAGGCCCGCGCATCAACTTGACCTTCAGAACTATTCATCCAGAGCTGGAGGGCCACAGGCCGGGGACCAAGCTTCGCTTCACTGCCAAGCAACAGTAA